One genomic window of Silurus meridionalis isolate SWU-2019-XX chromosome 22, ASM1480568v1, whole genome shotgun sequence includes the following:
- the ccn4a gene encoding cellular communication network factor 4a, whose product MSWLLIWVLLVARLHQAVSLNSSTAPVIPESTTPEPYNRTQYCKWPCTCPETPPSCPPGVSLIMDGCECCRACAKQVGEICNEADNCDHHRGLYCDYSSDKPRYEKGVCAYLLSTRCVYNGIIYRTGQSFQPNCKYQCLCVNGAIGCVPLCTYEPPRVWCPTPLRVKIPGQCCEQWICEEPKRGRKAAPRHAMAALSSGKNSWQQDCMTQTTSWSPCSKTCGRGVSLRITNANKQCRMVKERRLCNIRPCEVDITKHIKPGKKCLNIYREDQERNFTISGCTSKKLYRPKYCGVCTDERCCIPYKSKTVQVEFQCPDGDMITWQVMWINACFCNLSCKNPNDIFADLDQYYENREIMN is encoded by the exons ATGAGCTGGCTCCTGATCTGGGTCCTGCTTGTCGCCCGATTACATCAG GCTGTCTCCCTAAATTCCTCCACTGCACCAGTCATACCTGAGTCCACTACCCCTGAACCCTACAACCGGACTCAGTACTGTAAGTGGCCCTGCACCTGCCCCGAGACTCCACCGAGCTGCCCACCAGGTGTCAGTCTCATCATGGACGGCTGTGAATGTTGTAGGGCCTGTGCCAAGCAGGTAGGGGAGATATGCAACGAGGCGGATAACTGTGACCACCACCGCGGCCTTTACTGTGACTACAGCTCAGACAAGCCTAGGTACGAAAAAGGAGTATGTGCAT ATCTACTCAGCACACGATGTGTGTACAACGGAATAATCTATCGGACCGGTCAGAGTTTTCAGCCTAACTGTAAATaccagtgtctgtgtgtgaacgGGGCTATCGGCTGCGTTCCGCTGTGCACGTATGAGCCTCCGAGGGTGTGGTGCCCGACACCGCTGCGGGTCAAAATACCCGGCCAGTGCTGCGAGCAGTGGATCTGTGAGGAGCCCAAGAGAGGGCGCAAAGCAGCACCTCGACATGCCATGGCAG CTCTCTCGAGTGGAAAAAACTCTTGGCAGCAGGATTGCATGACTCAGACAACATCGTGGAGTCCGTGCTCCAAGACCTGTGGTCGAGGAGTATCTTTACGCATTACTAATGCCAACAAGCAGTGTCGGATGGTCAAGGAAAGACGGCTTTGCAACATTCGACCCTGTGAGGTGGACATCACCAAGCACATTAAG CCTGGGAAAAAGTGCCTCAACATCTACAGGGAAGATCAAGAGAGAAACTTCACCATCTCAGGCTGCACCAGCAAGAAGCTCTACCGGCCGAAGTACTGTGGCGTGTGCACTGATGAGCGCTGCTGCATCCCTTACAAATCCAAAACAGTGCAGGTGGAGTTCCAGTGCCCTGATGGAGATATGATCACTTGGCAGGTGATGTGGATTAATgcctgcttctgcaacctcagTTGCAAGAACCCCAATGACATCTTTGCAGATTTAGATCAGTATTATGAGAACCGAGAGATTATGAACTGA